From Salinicoccus roseus, one genomic window encodes:
- a CDS encoding cytochrome c biogenesis CcdA family protein: MGSEVTFLLAFGAGVLSFVSPCVLPVFPAFISYITGMSYNEVESQKFNFRAILHTVFFLIGFSLIYIALGFGTAFFSGLLIEYADLIRQLGAILIVVFGLIVTGVLNFSFLMKDRKIQFKNRPSGFIGSILIGMAFGAGWTPCNGPIIGAIFAMSATEPNNALMLMVVYCLGFAVPFFTLSFFVSRTRWMLKYSSTIMKTGGVIMVLMGILLYFDGLTQIIIWLQPFFGDFQGF; this comes from the coding sequence ATGGGTAGCGAAGTGACTTTTCTTCTCGCATTCGGAGCCGGCGTACTGAGTTTCGTCTCACCGTGCGTACTTCCGGTATTCCCTGCATTCATCTCCTACATAACGGGGATGAGCTATAATGAAGTCGAGAGTCAGAAATTCAATTTCCGGGCGATCCTTCATACCGTGTTCTTTCTTATCGGTTTCAGTCTTATATATATTGCGCTGGGCTTCGGCACAGCATTCTTCAGCGGCCTGCTGATAGAGTACGCCGATCTGATCCGCCAGCTCGGCGCGATCCTCATCGTCGTATTCGGACTCATCGTCACAGGGGTGCTGAACTTCAGTTTCCTGATGAAGGACAGGAAGATCCAATTCAAGAACAGGCCTTCCGGCTTCATCGGTTCGATTCTGATCGGCATGGCTTTCGGTGCCGGATGGACACCGTGCAACGGTCCGATCATCGGTGCGATCTTCGCCATGAGCGCAACCGAGCCGAACAACGCACTGATGCTGATGGTGGTCTACTGCCTCGGGTTTGCAGTACCATTCTTCACATTGAGCTTCTTCGTGTCCAGGACGCGCTGGATGCTCAAGTATTCCAGTACCATCATGAAGACCGGCGGGGTCATCATGGTGCTGATGGGTATACTCCTGTATTTTGATGGCCTGACACAGATCATCATATGGCTGCAGCCGTTCTTCGGCGACTTCCAGGGGTTCTGA
- a CDS encoding ABC transporter transmembrane domain-containing protein, protein MKVFRKLGWFFAREWRSYTVGIIMLILVALMELVPPQVIGWVIDGIAQDTLTGNLLLQFILLLVAVAVLTYIVRYFWRIMIFGASYRLGRILRSRLYRKYSEMSPAFYQKRRTGDLMAHATNDIQAVQATAGAGILTIADSLITGGAVLITMAITISPKLTLIAMIPLPLMVILTSYYGTLMNRGFKKAQAAFSMLNDKTQESISGIKVTKTFGYEKSDQADFRKLSDDVVEKNLKVSKVDALFDPTIMMVIGISYFLSIFFGARMVLDDTITIGALVTFTTYLGMMVWPLLALGWFFNLVQRGSASYDRIQDIMDTPNQIGADYRIQDQPDGDIEFNIGAFNFPGDESDGLRDVRFTIRKGSTVGIVGRTGSGKSALIRLLLREFDTVNPDDIRYGSHALRDYSIRNLRSQFGYVPQDHFLFSTTIRNNIAFSNPDLPDEDIFHAASLSHIHEDISGFPDGYGTVVGERGVSLSGGQKQRISIARALIKDPEVLILDDSLSAVDAETEERILSNIQSNRAGKTNIITAHRMSAVSHADLIIVMDSGTIIEHGTHQALMEQKGWYHDTYNSQALREALEISLDDLVQKEDD, encoded by the coding sequence ATGAAAGTATTCAGGAAATTGGGGTGGTTCTTCGCCCGCGAGTGGCGCAGCTATACTGTGGGAATCATCATGCTGATTCTGGTGGCACTCATGGAACTCGTTCCACCACAGGTGATCGGCTGGGTGATCGACGGCATCGCGCAGGATACGCTGACGGGGAATCTGCTGCTGCAGTTCATACTGCTGCTGGTCGCTGTTGCCGTGTTGACATACATAGTCAGGTATTTCTGGCGCATCATGATTTTTGGGGCGAGCTACCGGCTCGGCAGGATCCTGAGGTCCCGCCTCTACCGTAAGTATTCAGAAATGAGTCCGGCATTCTATCAGAAGCGCCGTACAGGTGACCTTATGGCGCATGCGACGAATGATATCCAGGCGGTCCAGGCTACGGCCGGGGCGGGGATACTGACCATTGCGGATTCTCTCATCACCGGGGGCGCAGTACTGATTACAATGGCAATCACCATCAGTCCAAAGCTGACGCTCATCGCAATGATTCCGCTGCCGCTCATGGTCATTCTGACCAGCTATTACGGTACGCTGATGAACCGGGGGTTCAAGAAGGCCCAGGCGGCCTTCAGCATGCTGAACGACAAGACGCAGGAAAGCATATCGGGCATCAAGGTGACGAAGACATTCGGCTACGAGAAAAGCGACCAGGCGGATTTCCGGAAGTTGAGTGATGATGTGGTCGAAAAGAACTTGAAGGTTTCGAAAGTCGACGCCCTGTTCGACCCGACGATCATGATGGTCATCGGTATAAGCTACTTCCTGTCCATCTTCTTCGGTGCGCGCATGGTGCTGGATGATACCATCACCATCGGTGCGCTTGTGACATTCACCACCTATCTTGGCATGATGGTGTGGCCGCTTCTCGCACTCGGATGGTTCTTCAACCTCGTCCAGCGGGGGAGCGCGTCATATGACCGCATACAGGACATCATGGATACGCCGAACCAGATCGGTGCAGATTACCGCATTCAAGATCAGCCGGATGGGGACATCGAATTCAACATCGGTGCGTTCAACTTCCCGGGTGACGAGTCGGATGGTCTGAGGGATGTCCGGTTCACAATACGGAAAGGGTCGACGGTCGGCATCGTCGGACGCACCGGTTCAGGTAAAAGCGCCCTGATCCGCCTGCTGCTCCGGGAATTCGACACGGTCAATCCGGATGATATCCGGTATGGCAGCCATGCACTCCGCGACTACAGCATCCGCAACCTCAGAAGCCAGTTCGGGTATGTGCCGCAGGACCACTTCCTGTTCTCGACGACGATACGCAACAACATCGCCTTCAGCAATCCTGACCTGCCGGATGAAGATATCTTCCATGCAGCAAGCCTCAGCCATATCCATGAGGACATCAGCGGTTTCCCTGATGGCTACGGAACTGTCGTGGGCGAGCGGGGCGTCTCGCTCTCGGGCGGTCAGAAGCAGCGGATCTCCATTGCCCGTGCCCTCATCAAGGATCCGGAAGTGCTGATACTGGATGACTCACTGTCGGCGGTTGACGCTGAGACGGAAGAGCGGATCCTTTCCAACATCCAGTCGAACCGGGCCGGCAAGACGAACATCATCACTGCCCACCGTATGAGTGCAGTCAGTCATGCGGACCTGATCATCGTCATGGATAGCGGCACGATCATCGAACATGGTACGCATCAGGCACTGATGGAACAGAAGGGCTGGTATCACGATACGTATAACTCCCAGGCACTGCGGGAAGCTCTTGAGATCTCGCTCGATGACCTGGTGCAAAAGGAGGACGACTAG
- the tkt gene encoding transketolase: MTFDKTDQLAINTIRTLSIDAVEKANSGHPGLPMGAAPMAYTLWSRHLNFNPNSMDWFNRDRFVLSAGHGSMLVYSLLHLSGALELEELKNFRQYESKTPGHPEFKHTEGVEITTGPLGQGFAMSVGMAMAEKHLAARFNRNNYNVVDHYTYVVASDGDLMEGISHEAASLAGHLALDKLIVLYDSNDISLDGDLDKSFSEDIKKRFEGYNWHYIKVADGNDVEAVDKAIEEAKSSDKPTMIEVKTIIGYGAPNKQGKSDSHGAPLGEEERRAAFEYYGFDPDETFKVDPSVYDRFSKTMKERSNGREAEWLKMLEDYRNEHPELYSELDDAINHRLQEGYDKDLPIYEAGDSKATRATSSEMIQALSATVPTLFGGAADLASSNKTNVKGEEDFGAGNYDGRNIWFGVREFGMAAALNGMAAHGGVYPYGGTFFVFSDYMKPAIRLSALMKLPVTYVLTHDSIAVGEDGPTHEPVEQLAGLRAIPNLNTIRPADGNEVRAAWKVAMEAEDAPTALVLTRQNVEAIDVPYETVEAGVRKGGYIAVDKGDDAILFASGSEVPLAVKAAEQLDKQGVRVKVASIPNMQQFLKQDSAYIDSVLNTHIENRTAIEMAASLGWHRFIGMNGKLHTIDTYGASAPGDVVVEKYGFTVERILQTVMDK; this comes from the coding sequence ATGACATTCGATAAAACCGATCAGCTTGCGATCAACACAATCAGAACACTTTCAATCGATGCGGTTGAAAAAGCGAATTCCGGGCACCCGGGACTCCCGATGGGGGCCGCGCCGATGGCGTACACGCTGTGGAGCCGTCATCTGAACTTCAACCCGAATTCCATGGACTGGTTCAACCGGGACCGCTTCGTACTCAGTGCCGGCCACGGTTCCATGCTCGTCTACAGCCTGCTCCACCTGAGCGGTGCGCTGGAGCTGGAGGAACTGAAGAATTTCAGACAGTATGAATCCAAAACGCCTGGACACCCTGAATTCAAGCACACTGAAGGTGTGGAGATCACTACCGGCCCTCTAGGACAAGGCTTTGCGATGAGCGTCGGCATGGCCATGGCTGAAAAGCATCTGGCCGCGCGCTTCAACCGCAACAACTACAACGTTGTGGACCACTACACATATGTCGTGGCAAGCGATGGCGACCTGATGGAAGGCATCTCCCATGAAGCGGCATCCCTCGCCGGCCACCTCGCGCTCGACAAGCTCATCGTCCTGTACGACTCCAATGACATTTCACTCGACGGGGATCTGGACAAGAGTTTCTCGGAAGATATCAAGAAGCGTTTTGAAGGATACAACTGGCACTATATAAAAGTGGCGGATGGCAATGACGTGGAAGCGGTGGACAAGGCGATAGAAGAGGCGAAGTCTTCAGATAAGCCGACGATGATCGAAGTGAAGACGATTATCGGCTACGGTGCCCCGAACAAGCAGGGCAAAAGTGATTCCCATGGCGCGCCGCTCGGTGAAGAGGAGCGCAGGGCAGCCTTCGAATACTATGGCTTCGACCCGGATGAAACATTCAAAGTCGATCCATCCGTCTATGACCGTTTCAGCAAAACGATGAAGGAACGGAGCAATGGAAGGGAAGCGGAATGGCTCAAGATGCTTGAGGACTACAGGAATGAACATCCTGAACTCTACAGCGAACTTGATGATGCGATCAACCATCGTCTGCAGGAAGGCTACGACAAGGATCTCCCGATCTATGAAGCGGGTGATTCCAAGGCGACAAGGGCGACTTCAAGTGAAATGATCCAGGCGCTCTCGGCAACTGTACCGACGCTCTTCGGCGGCGCTGCCGACCTCGCAAGCAGCAATAAGACGAACGTCAAAGGCGAAGAGGACTTCGGCGCCGGAAACTATGATGGCCGCAACATCTGGTTCGGTGTCAGGGAATTCGGCATGGCTGCTGCACTGAACGGCATGGCGGCCCATGGCGGCGTCTATCCTTATGGCGGCACATTCTTCGTATTCAGCGACTATATGAAGCCTGCCATCCGACTCAGCGCACTGATGAAGCTGCCGGTGACATATGTATTGACGCATGACTCCATCGCCGTCGGGGAAGATGGTCCGACACACGAACCGGTAGAACAGCTCGCAGGCCTCAGGGCGATCCCGAACCTGAATACAATCCGTCCGGCAGATGGCAATGAAGTCCGTGCCGCATGGAAAGTGGCGATGGAAGCCGAAGATGCACCAACGGCCCTCGTACTGACGCGCCAGAATGTCGAAGCAATCGATGTCCCATACGAAACTGTGGAAGCTGGCGTCAGAAAAGGCGGCTATATCGCCGTCGATAAGGGCGATGATGCAATCCTGTTCGCTTCCGGCAGCGAAGTGCCATTGGCAGTCAAGGCAGCGGAGCAGCTGGATAAGCAGGGCGTCAGGGTGAAGGTCGCCTCCATTCCGAACATGCAGCAGTTCCTCAAGCAGGACAGTGCATATATCGACAGTGTACTCAATACACACATCGAGAACAGGACGGCAATCGAAATGGCTGCAAGCCTCGGCTGGCACCGTTTCATCGGCATGAACGGCAAACTGCATACGATCGACACCTACGGGGCAAGTGCTCCAGGGGATGTCGTCGTTGAGAAGTACGGCTTCACCGTCGAACGCATCCTGCAGACTGTAATGGATAAATAA
- a CDS encoding CAP-associated domain-containing protein → MSGKLFFIIFIYSVSTILAPAVHSYNFKDGLNREYAVEWLETYVYPTYDMSTIHEINSAQTQDIEVAMESEYDISGQEVLGSEYAGEFVVEEDYGRFRMVLVNDGLVTGAYTNSDDVSIDNINIEGMDRESVREAYGEPEESIKKGWKRLRVDSNEYAVYDLKDRYVYFFYDLHEEDKVNGTLVVMKEEVEAGKELYNHPEAADNSRMNHVLVNATRYEYGVKPLEAYEEAGMAAQGHSEDMAENNYFNHDSPDGETLKDRVEEAGVQYRMAGENIAMGHTSPIFSHHSLMNSMEHRVNTLKPAFTHLGTGTAYNDEDIPYYTENYIQK, encoded by the coding sequence ATGTCAGGGAAACTCTTCTTCATCATCTTCATCTATAGCGTATCCACGATTCTCGCCCCGGCAGTCCATTCCTATAATTTCAAGGATGGCCTGAACAGGGAATATGCGGTGGAATGGCTGGAGACGTATGTATATCCCACCTACGATATGAGCACCATACACGAGATCAATAGTGCACAGACCCAAGATATTGAAGTGGCCATGGAGAGTGAATATGATATCAGTGGCCAGGAAGTGCTCGGAAGTGAGTATGCAGGGGAATTCGTCGTCGAGGAAGACTACGGCAGATTCAGGATGGTGCTCGTCAATGATGGATTGGTCACGGGGGCCTATACAAACAGTGATGATGTGTCGATCGACAACATAAACATCGAGGGCATGGACCGCGAAAGTGTCAGGGAGGCCTACGGTGAACCTGAAGAATCGATCAAAAAGGGATGGAAGCGGCTCAGGGTCGACAGCAACGAATATGCAGTATATGACCTGAAGGACAGGTATGTCTACTTCTTCTATGACCTCCATGAAGAGGATAAGGTCAATGGCACACTTGTAGTGATGAAGGAGGAGGTCGAGGCAGGCAAGGAACTGTACAACCATCCCGAGGCGGCGGACAATTCAAGGATGAATCATGTGCTTGTGAATGCGACCCGGTACGAATACGGTGTGAAGCCGCTCGAGGCCTATGAAGAAGCAGGCATGGCGGCACAGGGGCACAGCGAGGACATGGCTGAAAACAACTACTTCAACCATGATTCGCCTGATGGGGAGACATTGAAGGACCGTGTTGAGGAAGCCGGAGTGCAGTACCGCATGGCCGGCGAGAACATCGCCATGGGACATACATCACCGATCTTTTCCCACCACAGCCTGATGAACTCGATGGAACACCGGGTGAACACGCTGAAGCCGGCATTCACGCATCTTGGGACAGGTACAGCATACAATGATGAAGATATTCCATATTACACAGAAAATTATATCCAGAAGTAG
- a CDS encoding ABC transporter ATP-binding protein, which translates to MEDNQFNLSFNDQKNVLFRLMRYTLPFKGTLTFGFIMLIISTITGVATPYLVMVFIDDYLTPGTFPEADMTWLITIFVLVQLVGAAATYMQIYLFQYLAFKVIQQLRIDAFDKIGRLGMRYFDKVPGGSVVSRITNDTEAIVEMFIGVLATFLMAFFMVISSFVMMFILDVRLALLALLFMPVIVLILGIYRKYSANFFSHARQLLSDLNAKLAESIEGMKIIQVFNQEGRLGREFNEINESHYKYNMKNVRLDGLLLRPAISMIYVLAIAVILGYFGLLSFSSTVTAGVIFAFIQYMERFFEPINQVSQNLNIFQQALVAASRVFILIDDERIEPHQPETSDYSITDGHIEFRNVTFSYDGRTDVLKDISFTARPGETVALVGHTGSGKSSIINLFMRFYEFSEGEILVDGHSIKDISRQALKKRVGLVLQDPFIFYGTVESNIRLYHPEMTFQQVKAAAEFVYADKFINRLPDGYQHRVIEKGGAFSSGERQLLAFARTMAMDPKILILDEATANIDSETEEQIQQSLERMRQGRTTLAIAHRLSTIQDADQILVLNRGEIVERGSHDALIRHGGIYHKMYQLQNGQHQLS; encoded by the coding sequence ATGGAAGACAATCAGTTCAACCTCTCCTTCAATGATCAGAAGAACGTACTTTTCAGGCTGATGAGATATACGCTGCCCTTCAAGGGGACGTTGACATTCGGCTTCATCATGCTGATCATTTCAACCATCACCGGGGTGGCGACCCCGTACCTGGTGATGGTCTTCATCGATGACTATCTTACACCGGGCACTTTCCCGGAAGCGGATATGACTTGGCTCATCACGATATTTGTGCTTGTGCAGCTAGTCGGCGCGGCGGCGACCTATATGCAGATCTATCTGTTCCAGTATCTGGCATTCAAAGTCATCCAGCAGCTGCGCATTGATGCATTCGACAAGATAGGCAGGCTCGGCATGCGGTATTTCGACAAGGTGCCGGGCGGCAGTGTGGTGTCCCGGATCACCAATGACACCGAAGCGATCGTCGAGATGTTCATCGGGGTGCTGGCAACTTTCCTCATGGCCTTCTTCATGGTTATATCGAGCTTCGTCATGATGTTCATCCTTGATGTCAGGCTGGCCCTGCTGGCGCTGCTCTTCATGCCGGTGATCGTGCTGATACTCGGAATCTACAGGAAGTACTCCGCCAACTTCTTTTCCCATGCACGCCAGCTGCTCAGCGATCTGAACGCCAAGCTCGCCGAGTCGATAGAGGGCATGAAGATCATCCAGGTGTTCAACCAGGAAGGACGCCTTGGCAGGGAGTTCAATGAAATAAACGAGTCGCATTACAAGTACAACATGAAGAACGTGCGGCTCGATGGACTGCTGCTCCGGCCGGCCATCAGCATGATATATGTATTGGCGATCGCCGTCATCCTCGGCTATTTCGGACTGCTCAGCTTCAGTTCGACGGTCACCGCAGGTGTCATCTTCGCCTTCATCCAATATATGGAGCGGTTTTTTGAACCGATCAACCAGGTCAGCCAGAACCTGAACATATTCCAGCAGGCGCTCGTTGCAGCGAGCCGGGTATTTATACTGATCGATGATGAAAGGATAGAGCCCCACCAGCCTGAGACATCCGATTACAGCATCACTGACGGTCATATCGAATTCAGGAATGTCACCTTCAGCTATGACGGCAGGACGGATGTGCTGAAGGATATTTCATTCACGGCGCGTCCGGGTGAAACGGTGGCCCTCGTCGGGCATACAGGCTCCGGCAAAAGCTCCATCATCAACCTGTTCATGCGGTTCTACGAGTTTTCCGAAGGGGAAATACTCGTCGACGGCCACTCCATCAAGGATATTTCAAGACAGGCGCTCAAGAAGAGGGTCGGGCTTGTGTTGCAGGATCCGTTCATCTTCTATGGCACGGTGGAATCGAACATCCGGCTGTACCACCCGGAAATGACTTTTCAGCAGGTCAAGGCCGCTGCCGAGTTCGTCTATGCGGACAAGTTCATCAACAGGCTTCCGGATGGATACCAGCATCGGGTGATTGAAAAGGGCGGCGCCTTCTCGAGCGGCGAACGTCAGCTGCTGGCATTTGCACGCACGATGGCCATGGATCCCAAAATACTGATCCTTGATGAGGCGACTGCTAACATCGACTCCGAGACCGAGGAGCAGATCCAGCAGTCGCTCGAACGGATGCGGCAGGGCAGGACAACATTGGCCATCGCACACCGCCTGTCCACCATCCAGGATGCGGACCAGATCCTCGTCCTCAACAGGGGTGAAATCGTGGAGCGTGGCAGCCATGATGCGCTCATCCGGCATGGCGGCATCTACCATAAGATGTACCAGCTGCAGAATGGACAGCATCAATTGTCATAG
- a CDS encoding YneF family protein, which produces MATWIWILIVIVALIGGVALGFFLARKYMMDYLEKNPPINEDMLRMMMMQMGQKPSQKKINQMMTMMNRNTDSKSAKDRMKASKK; this is translated from the coding sequence TTGGCTACTTGGATATGGATACTGATTGTTATAGTTGCACTCATCGGTGGCGTTGCGCTTGGATTCTTCCTCGCAAGAAAGTACATGATGGACTATCTTGAGAAGAACCCGCCGATCAATGAAGACATGCTCAGAATGATGATGATGCAGATGGGACAGAAACCTTCCCAGAAGAAAATCAATCAGATGATGACGATGATGAATCGCAATACGGATTCAAAATCAGCTAAAGATCGTATGAAAGCTTCAAAAAAATAA
- a CDS encoding DUF896 domain-containing protein: MLEKEKLQRINALAAKKKAGSINKEELEELKGLREEYLENFRSSFRKQVENTKVVDPEGNDVTPEKLKRIQQEKNTRE, encoded by the coding sequence ATGCTTGAAAAGGAAAAACTGCAACGTATCAATGCACTGGCCGCCAAAAAGAAGGCGGGCAGCATCAATAAGGAAGAACTTGAAGAGCTGAAGGGGCTCAGGGAAGAGTATCTTGAGAATTTCCGATCCTCCTTCAGAAAACAGGTGGAAAACACCAAGGTGGTCGATCCAGAAGGCAATGATGTAACACCTGAAAAACTTAAACGCATTCAACAGGAAAAAAATACCAGAGAATAA
- a CDS encoding glutathione ABC transporter substrate-binding protein, whose product MVFLLTLALAACTDDSNVEEGADGSADGENTSEDSEASGGSGSGDLTIAMMDDAVTLDPHGSNDSASAQVRRNIYETLVFQETDMALAPGLAEEWEATEDDVWTFTLREGTTFHEGSEFTAEDVKATMDRVRDTAVASQVAFLFEMISEVEVVGDYEVNLHTEYPFAPLPSHLAHNTAGIMSKDLIDRDYQAALDEAGVDMTADEYYELRAEGGSEYDDVAEQISEHIGSVIGSEADGTNHLMFQSRSAGEETVLEKFDDFQGGDRNFETVTFRVIPENGARMAELETGGIQVAGDVDSSSAVRVEEGEETELVEQESVRMSYLGFNTEKEPFDDVKVRQAISYAIDRDEIISGVYDDMGIKAEGPLAPDVWGHDENLEGVEYDMDRAKELLAETDVADGFETTIWVDEDPQIIDTAVYIQEKLSELNIDVQVEQFEWGTYLDRTAQGDHEMFILGWTTVTADADYGLYALFHSNSHGATGNRSFYTNEEVDSLLDEGRTEPDEDTRFEAYSQAQEILIEEAPAAYLFHTNFAIGVNSSQVSGVDLDPVGNIRIENVTFE is encoded by the coding sequence ATGGTATTTTTACTGACATTGGCTCTGGCTGCATGTACGGATGATTCCAATGTGGAAGAGGGTGCGGATGGAAGTGCGGACGGAGAAAATACTTCCGAAGATTCTGAAGCGTCGGGTGGCTCCGGTTCGGGTGACCTGACCATTGCGATGATGGATGATGCGGTCACACTCGACCCGCATGGGAGCAACGACTCCGCTTCTGCGCAGGTAAGACGGAACATCTATGAAACGCTTGTCTTCCAGGAGACTGACATGGCGCTTGCCCCAGGACTTGCCGAAGAATGGGAAGCGACTGAAGATGATGTATGGACCTTCACATTGAGGGAGGGGACGACGTTCCATGAAGGCTCCGAGTTCACTGCTGAAGATGTAAAGGCGACGATGGACCGCGTAAGGGACACTGCGGTTGCATCCCAAGTTGCCTTCCTGTTTGAAATGATTTCCGAAGTGGAAGTTGTAGGGGATTATGAAGTGAACCTACATACTGAATATCCTTTTGCACCGCTGCCAAGCCACCTCGCACATAACACCGCCGGGATCATGAGCAAAGACCTCATCGACCGTGACTATCAGGCGGCACTTGATGAAGCGGGTGTAGACATGACTGCAGACGAATACTATGAGCTCCGCGCGGAAGGCGGCTCCGAGTATGACGATGTGGCCGAACAGATTTCAGAGCATATCGGCTCAGTCATCGGCTCGGAAGCGGATGGCACGAACCACCTGATGTTCCAGTCCCGTTCAGCTGGTGAAGAAACCGTGCTTGAGAAGTTCGATGACTTCCAGGGCGGCGACCGCAACTTTGAGACGGTAACATTCCGTGTCATTCCTGAAAATGGCGCCCGCATGGCTGAACTCGAAACTGGCGGCATCCAGGTTGCCGGTGATGTGGATTCTTCAAGCGCCGTACGTGTTGAGGAAGGGGAAGAGACTGAACTTGTCGAACAGGAATCTGTAAGGATGTCCTATCTTGGCTTCAATACCGAGAAGGAACCGTTCGATGATGTAAAGGTCAGACAGGCGATCTCCTATGCGATCGACAGAGATGAAATCATCTCCGGTGTATATGATGACATGGGAATCAAGGCCGAAGGTCCGTTGGCGCCTGATGTATGGGGTCATGACGAGAATCTTGAAGGTGTAGAATATGATATGGATCGTGCGAAGGAGCTTCTTGCAGAAACGGATGTTGCAGATGGATTCGAAACGACGATCTGGGTGGATGAAGATCCACAGATCATCGATACTGCCGTATACATCCAGGAGAAGCTTTCAGAATTGAACATCGATGTCCAGGTGGAGCAGTTCGAGTGGGGTACTTACCTCGACAGGACAGCGCAGGGCGACCATGAGATGTTCATCCTTGGCTGGACGACGGTAACAGCAGATGCAGACTACGGCCTGTATGCACTGTTCCACTCAAACAGTCACGGTGCAACGGGCAACCGTTCATTCTATACGAATGAAGAAGTCGACAGCCTGCTTGATGAAGGGCGTACTGAACCTGATGAAGATACTCGATTTGAAGCATACAGCCAGGCTCAGGAAATCCTGATCGAGGAAGCGCCGGCGGCATACCTCTTCCACACCAACTTCGCAATCGGTGTGAACTCATCCCAGGTGAGTGGGGTGGATCTCGATCCGGTCGGCAACATCAGGATTGAGAATGTGACATTTGAATAA
- the lexA gene encoding transcriptional repressor LexA, whose protein sequence is MKPLTDRQKQIYQFIKTTVHEKGYPPSVREIGNAVGLQSSSTVHGHLAKLQEKGYIKRDPTKPRAIEVITEENEQYGPVIHVPVLGKVTAGLPITAVENIDEYFPLPEHFTANHNSEIFLLNVVGDSMVEAGIHDGDRVIVRKQNIAHNGDIIVAMTEEDEATVKRFYKENGYYRLQPENSAMEPIILDSVTVLGKVVGLFRSF, encoded by the coding sequence ATGAAGCCGCTAACAGATAGACAGAAGCAGATATATCAGTTTATAAAGACTACCGTACATGAGAAGGGCTATCCGCCAAGTGTCAGGGAAATAGGCAATGCGGTCGGCCTGCAGTCAAGCTCCACCGTCCATGGACACCTCGCCAAACTGCAGGAGAAGGGATATATAAAGCGGGATCCGACGAAGCCGCGGGCCATCGAAGTCATTACGGAGGAAAACGAACAGTATGGTCCCGTCATACATGTTCCTGTACTCGGCAAGGTCACTGCCGGTCTGCCGATCACTGCAGTCGAGAACATCGACGAATACTTCCCGCTGCCGGAACACTTCACGGCAAACCATAACAGTGAAATCTTCCTGCTGAATGTCGTCGGCGACAGCATGGTCGAAGCCGGCATACACGACGGTGACCGTGTCATCGTACGCAAGCAGAATATTGCGCATAACGGTGACATCATCGTTGCGATGACTGAAGAGGATGAAGCGACTGTCAAGCGCTTCTATAAGGAGAACGGCTACTACAGGCTCCAGCCTGAGAACTCCGCCATGGAACCGATCATACTGGACAGCGTGACCGTACTCGGCAAGGTCGTAGGACTCTTCCGGTCCTTCTGA
- a CDS encoding CcdC family protein has protein sequence MTIESMLFAAASIMAVFMGIAAVFVRQKAAKRPLTMAKIIIPPVMMSTGALMYIFPYFRLTPFEIMEATVMGLLFSIVLILTTRYEEKGGELYVKQSRMFPVILVVLLALRIIMKTILSMSISPGEIGGMFFLLAFVMIVFWRLSMFIHLQAFKKQQINEARPRS, from the coding sequence ATGACCATCGAAAGCATGCTGTTTGCTGCTGCATCCATCATGGCGGTATTCATGGGCATCGCTGCAGTCTTCGTCAGGCAGAAGGCGGCGAAGCGGCCCCTCACCATGGCAAAGATCATCATTCCGCCGGTCATGATGTCTACAGGTGCGCTGATGTACATATTCCCGTACTTCAGGCTGACACCTTTTGAAATCATGGAAGCGACCGTCATGGGACTGCTGTTCTCCATCGTACTTATCCTCACGACCCGATATGAGGAGAAGGGCGGGGAACTGTATGTAAAGCAGTCCAGGATGTTCCCCGTCATCCTTGTCGTCCTCCTGGCACTCAGGATAATAATGAAGACGATATTATCCATGAGCATCTCGCCCGGGGAGATTGGAGGAATGTTCTTCCTCCTTGCATTTGTAATGATCGTCTTCTGGAGGCTGTCGATGTTCATCCATCTCCAGGCATTCAAAAAGCAGCAGATCAATGAAGCGCGTCCAAGAAGTTGA